The Desulfococcus multivorans DNA window CGGTGATGGAAAAACTCGAAGCGGAGATCCTCAAGCTGGAATCCCTGTATCAGGGCGACAAGATCGTCCTGGCGTTCCTGCAACTTCTGGGGTCGTTGGGGAAATACATCCGGAAAAAGCTCGCCCGGGCCCATGTCGATGCCATTACCTTGCTGCATTCGGCTTATGAAAGCCTTGAACGGACGATACTCTCGGAAAACATGAGTGACGGCGCCAGGAAGAAACTCCTGATCACCCACGTCACCGGGTACAAAAAACTGAAGCGGGAGATTCAAGCCGCCGGAAAGCGCACTCACCATGTGCCCGCCGTTGCCGATGCAGCGGCGCCCCCGCCGCCCCGACCGACGGATGACGCATCTTTCGAGGCATCTCAAACGACAATGGATTTCAGGGATATGAGCCACATGGCCCAGGAGATTATCCTTGCCGCGCGCGAGATCCAGCAGACCCTTCAGCGTGAATTTGCGATGTTGAGAAGAGATATCCGGCGTCTGGTGGAAGAAAAAGAATAAAATCTTCTTTACCGCTTCCGGTCACCGCGGCGCGCACCTTTCAGGGCACGCCGCGGGATTCAGGGCTTCGAAGAGGCGTCTTATTGCGCTTTGCGGTCGGATTCGGAGACGAGTTCCCCGTCGGGGTTCCGGATCATCATGGTCGAGGGGTCCAATGCGAGTTCCACGATCTCGGATGCCGGCGGTCCGCCCTTGAGGGCTTTCACATAGATCTCCTTTCCGTCCGGCTGAAGCTCGATAATCACATCGAAAAGGTCCTCGATGCCGGTCATCGGGATAGGAATCGCGCCGGGTCCGGACGGCTCATGGCGATGGGTCTTCACCGTAAACCAGACGCCGACCCCCAGATTCCGGGCAGCGGCCTTGAGATCCAGAAAGGTCTTCCGGCCCATCTCCTCGAAAGGAAGCCCGTCGATCAGAATCATCTGCGGCAGAAAGATTCCCTGCTCCGAGAGGTCGTTGATGCGCTCCTCCAGTTTCGGGACGCTGAAACCGTCCACCTTGAAGGTCATGATGAAGCGCCTGGGCAGGATGACCTCCCAAAAGGGGTCCGCCTGTTTGATATGATTGCGTTGGGCGATATTCCGGAAAACCTGTTCATACCACAGGCAGACCTTTTCCACAGGTTCATCGATGCTGATGTGAAGAACGTTCTTGTCCCGCAGCAGCTTGTCAATGGCGATCTGGACCAGAAACGCGGTTTTGCCGACCCCGGCGTGGGCCGTCAATGCGCCGAATCCCCCATCGGAAAGAACATCTTCGGACGAATAACCCATCATTTTAAGTGGATTACGCCGGATGATTTCTTTTTTTTCCATGTTGAAGTTCCTTTCCCTCAAATAAATGACCCTGGCCGACGATACCGTTCGGCGGATCTCAGGCAGCATTCTTTTTATCTTTGGCAAGCTTCTTGACCAACTCGTCCGCAACGCCCTTGGGAATTTGTTTGTAGGCGGAGAACTCCATTGTGAACTGGGCCTTTCCCTGGGTCGACGACCGAAGGACGGTCGAAAAACCGAACATTTCCGACAGCGGCACCTGGGCCTCGATAACGCACATGGGACCTTCATCCTGGGATCCGACGATAATGCCCCGCCGCTGGTTCAACAGCCCCATCACCGCCCCCTGGAACTCGGTGGGGGTTTCGACGACCACTTTCATGACGGGCTCGTGAATGACGGGGGCCGCCTTGGCATAGGCCTCCAGAAAGGCGCCGCGTGCGGCAGCCTGGAAGGCCATATCGGAGGAGTCCACCGAATGGGATGCCCCGTCGTTGATGACGATCTTGACACCGGTCACCGGAAACTCCATCTTGGGCCCTTTCTCGAGACAGGCCCGAAAACCCTTTTCACAGGCAGGGATGAACTGGGTCGGAATCGATCCGCCGGTCACCTGGTTGTCGAACACGAATTCCTCGTCCACGGGCTCCATATAGCCCGCCACCCGGCCGTACTGGCCGGACCCGCCGGTCTGCTTTTTGTGGATGTAGTTGAACTCGGCCGTCCGCGTGATGGTCTCCCGGTAGGCGACCCTCGGCTGCCCGGTCTCCACCTCGGCCTTGTATTCCCGACGCATCCGCTCGATGTAGACATCGAGATGCAGCTCACCCATGCCGGAGATGATGGTGTCCCCCGTCTCATCGTCCACGTAGGTCTTGAAGGTGGGATCTTCTTTGGTAAACCGGTTGAGGGCCTTGGACATGTTGATCTGGGATTTGTTGTCCCTGGGCACGATAGCCAGCGAGATCACCGGCGCCGGGACAAACATGGAGGTCATCGTCAGGCTGAGTCCCGGGGATGTAAACGTGTCGCCCGAGGCGCAGTCGATCCCGAAAAGGGCACCGATGTATCCGGCCGGGATGGACTCGATATCCTCCATCTGATTGGCGTGCATCCTCACGACCCTGCCGACCTTGACCTTTTTGCCGGTCCGGACGTTGACGATGGTGTTCCCCTTGCCGAGGACACCCTGGTAAACGCGGATATAGGTCAGCTGGCCGTACTGCCCGTCCTCCAGCTTGAAGGCGAGCGCCACGATGGGATCTTTGGGATTGTTGCTCAGGGCAACGATCGCCTCGTCCTTTTCCATGTCCAGGGCCTCGTTGACGACGTCGGCAGGGCACGGCAACAGCCGCGTGACGCCGTTCAACAGAGGCTGGACGCCTTTGTTCTTGTAGGCCGAGCCCATAAAAACGGGCGTCAGTTCCCGCTTGAGAACGCCCTGTCTGACGGCGTCCAGAAGCAGATCTTCAGGGATGTCCCGCTCCTCGAGAATGGCCTCGGTCAGTTCATCGGAGAACATGGACGCGGCGTCGACAAGAATCTCGCGTTTCTCCTCGGCCTCTTCCCGCAATGCCGTCGGCACCGCCTCGACCCGAACCGTTTCGCCGTTGTCGCCGTCAAAATAGACGGCCTTCATGGAGACCAGGTCCACCACACCGTTGAATTTGGCCTCCATCCCGATGGGGATCTGCATCGCCACCGCGTTGTGTCCCAGCTTTTCCCGAAGCTGTTGAATAACGCGGAACGGATTTCCGCCGCTGCGATCGCACTTGTTCACGAAGGCGATGCAGGGGACCTTGTATCGCTTCATCTGCTGATCCACGGTGATGGACTGGGACTGAACTCCGCCGACGGCGCAGAGCACCAGGACGGCCCCGTCCAGCACCCTGAGAGACCGCTCGACCTCGATGGTGAAGTCGACGTGCCCGGGGGTATCGATGATATTGATCTCATGGCCTTTCCATTCGCAGAACGTGGCGGCGGAGGCGATGGTGATGCCGCGCTCCTTTTCGAGCTCCATGGAGTCCATGGTGGCGCCGACGCCGTCCTTGCCCTTGACGTCGTGAATGGCGTGAATGCGCTGAGTATAAAAGAGTATCCGTTCGGTCAGCGTGGTCTTTCCCGAATCGATGTGGGCACTGATACCGATATTCCGGACTTTTTGTATATCGCTATGCATGGTGATGGTCCCTTTACTGAGGTTTTAATGTGTCTTATTTTGAATGTATCTTATATTGAATATAACGGCAAAACGCCGAAAATCATCCGGCTGATCCCCCCGAAATAACCGTCAGGGGTCGCCGGGTCGGTATCGCCGCTCTCTGGATGCTGCCGGGTAGAAACTGTGGTTTGTGAAATTCCTCTGTCGCGGGGGGATCGCTGAGTCAACAAAGAGGCGTCTTCGCGAGCGTAAACAACTTAATTTCAAGTTGCGGCAATGTCAATACGATGCATGGGAAACACTGCTGTCCATTCGTTTACGAACCAGAGACAACACAACAAAATAAAAGAGGCGCCACTCTTAAAGTGCGCCTTTTTTATCTTGCTGGTGCCGAAGGGGAGACTCGAACTCCCACTGCCGTACGGCAACTAGACCCTGAACCTAGCGCGTCTACCAGTTCCGCCACTTCGGCTCGACGTTAACCAACCTTGAAAAGAAAGATTGATTTCGTTCGTGTTGTGCGGTATATATACGGTTTCGAATTTGATGTCAAGCCAATTTTTAAAGGAAACCGAAATTACGATGAAGCTTATTGAAGGCATAGACAACATAGCGAATCCTTTTCCAAATGCAGTGATCACAATCGGAAATTTTGACGGGGTTCACCTTGGACATCAGGCCCTTTTCCACGAGGTCATCGAAAAAGCCGTGGAAATCGACGGCACCTCTGTTGCCATGACCTTCGAACCGCATCCGATCCGGGTGCTGCACCAGAACAGCCATCCGCCGCTCATCACCCTGTATGAGCAGAAGGTCGAGCTCATCGAACGGACGGGCATCGACGTGCTCGTTTGTGTCCCCTTCACCCGGGAGTTCGCATCCATTCCCGCCGAAGCGTTCCTCGAGGACATCCTGATCCGCCGCATCGGCATGAAGGCCTTTATTGTGGGCGGCGACTACGCCTTTGGCCGGAACCGCGAAGGCAATCTCGAATTTTTGAAAGCCCGGGCCGCCACCCATCGCTTCGAACTGATCGTTGCCGACTGGATACAGACGCAATCCAACGGCAAGTCGAGAATCAGCAGCACCCGTATCCGGGAGTTGGTGACGGCGGGCGACGTGACGGGGGCGGAGAAGCTTCTGGGACGTCACTATCAGATCCGTGGAACGGTCGAGCACGGCCGCAATCGGGGAGGAAAGCTGCTGGGTTTTCCAACGGCCAACATCAAACTCTACGATGAACTCGCCCCCAGGACGGGCGTCTATGCCGTCACCGTGGCGTGTCGGGACGGCCGGTACAAAGGGGTCGCCAACATCGGATACAGCCCCACCTTCGACGACCACGTCTTCACGGTGGAAGTCCATATCCTCGATTTCGACCGCGACATCTACGGCGAGAAAATACGCGTGAACTTCATCGAGCGCATTCGGGATGAAATCAAGTTTTCCGGGATAGAAGCGCTCTCCCGACAGATCCGTCGCGATGTCGAAACCGCCCGCAACATGATCTCGTTGTAACCACCGCATCCCCCGTCATGTTCCGCGCCGGTGGTGATCGATCCGCTTGTCGTTGATTTCATGGCGATTCAGCTTTTCCGGCCATGAAACCTTTCACATCCGAATTTAATGATTACAATAAAAATTTGGAGACACGCGCAACAGATCTGCCGTTACGGACGGCCGCCGGATGCGGGTTGATCGACCCGCCCACGACGGTCATCCCCAACATGAACCCTTCACCGCGAGTATCCTGCAATGACACAAAAAGCGACACTATATATACCCACAAGGAAGACGGACGTCATGGAACCTCTGGAAATTGTCACCTACCCCGACAAATTCCTCAAGCAGCCGACCAAACCGGTGGAGAACATCGACGGCGAGTTGCAGAACCTGATCGATCGAATGGCGCATACCATGTTCGCGGCGCCGGGGGTCGGCCTCGCCGCCATTCAGGTCGGACACGACAAGAGCCTGATCGTTTATGACGGCAACCCCGGGGAGGACCGGCCGTCGCTTCAGGTGCTGATCAACCCGAGGATTGTCGAGGCACAGGGCACGATCATCTCGGAAAACGAGGGATGCCTGAGCGTCCCCGACTTCAGGGCCGACGTGAAACGCAACGCCGCCGTCGTGGTGGAAGGGGTGGACCGGGACGGCAAGCCCGTCCGGATCGAACGGAACGACTTTCTGGCGGTCGTTCTTCAGCACGAGATCGACCATCTCAACGGCGTCCTGTTCATCGACCGGATCAGCGCCCTGAAACGGCAGCTTTACCGGAAAAGAATCCTGAAACAGATCAGGCACAATGAATAAACCCATCGACATCGTCTTTATGGGCACCCCTGATTTCGCCGTGCCCGCTTTGAAAAAACTGGGCGGCAGCGGCCGGAGTGTCAGCCTGGTGGTGACCCAGCCGGACCGCCCGAAAGGGCGGGGCCGAAAGGTCCAGCCGCCGCCGGTGAAAAAGGCGGCGTTGACGCTGGGCTATGACGTGAGTCAACCCGGATCGATGCGGGAACCGGCCTTTCTCGATCGCCTGGCCGGGATCCGGCCGGACATCATCGTGGTCATCGCCTACGGCCGGATTCTTCCCAAGTCCCTCCTGGACCTGCCGCGGTTCGGCTGCATCAATATCCATGGCTCTCTCCTGCCCAGGTACCGGGGACCCGCGCCGATCCAATGGGCCGTCATCAACGGCGAAACGGAAACCGGCGTGACCGCCATGCAGATGAATGAGGGGTTGGACACGGGCGATATCCTGCTGACGGCCAAAACCCCGATCCTGCCCGACGACACCGCCGGCACCCTCCACGACCGGCTGGCTGAAATGGGGGCGACGCTGCTGCTGGAAACCATAGACAGGATCGAGACGGGCCGGATCCGCCCCGTACCCCAGGATCCGGATCTTGCCACCTATGCCCCCCTCCTCCGGAAGACGGACGGT harbors:
- a CDS encoding bifunctional riboflavin kinase/FAD synthetase — encoded protein: MKLIEGIDNIANPFPNAVITIGNFDGVHLGHQALFHEVIEKAVEIDGTSVAMTFEPHPIRVLHQNSHPPLITLYEQKVELIERTGIDVLVCVPFTREFASIPAEAFLEDILIRRIGMKAFIVGGDYAFGRNREGNLEFLKARAATHRFELIVADWIQTQSNGKSRISSTRIRELVTAGDVTGAEKLLGRHYQIRGTVEHGRNRGGKLLGFPTANIKLYDELAPRTGVYAVTVACRDGRYKGVANIGYSPTFDDHVFTVEVHILDFDRDIYGEKIRVNFIERIRDEIKFSGIEALSRQIRRDVETARNMISL
- the fusA gene encoding elongation factor G; the encoded protein is MHSDIQKVRNIGISAHIDSGKTTLTERILFYTQRIHAIHDVKGKDGVGATMDSMELEKERGITIASAATFCEWKGHEINIIDTPGHVDFTIEVERSLRVLDGAVLVLCAVGGVQSQSITVDQQMKRYKVPCIAFVNKCDRSGGNPFRVIQQLREKLGHNAVAMQIPIGMEAKFNGVVDLVSMKAVYFDGDNGETVRVEAVPTALREEAEEKREILVDAASMFSDELTEAILEERDIPEDLLLDAVRQGVLKRELTPVFMGSAYKNKGVQPLLNGVTRLLPCPADVVNEALDMEKDEAIVALSNNPKDPIVALAFKLEDGQYGQLTYIRVYQGVLGKGNTIVNVRTGKKVKVGRVVRMHANQMEDIESIPAGYIGALFGIDCASGDTFTSPGLSLTMTSMFVPAPVISLAIVPRDNKSQINMSKALNRFTKEDPTFKTYVDDETGDTIISGMGELHLDVYIERMRREYKAEVETGQPRVAYRETITRTAEFNYIHKKQTGGSGQYGRVAGYMEPVDEEFVFDNQVTGGSIPTQFIPACEKGFRACLEKGPKMEFPVTGVKIVINDGASHSVDSSDMAFQAAARGAFLEAYAKAAPVIHEPVMKVVVETPTEFQGAVMGLLNQRRGIIVGSQDEGPMCVIEAQVPLSEMFGFSTVLRSSTQGKAQFTMEFSAYKQIPKGVADELVKKLAKDKKNAA
- the def gene encoding peptide deformylase; protein product: MEPLEIVTYPDKFLKQPTKPVENIDGELQNLIDRMAHTMFAAPGVGLAAIQVGHDKSLIVYDGNPGEDRPSLQVLINPRIVEAQGTIISENEGCLSVPDFRADVKRNAAVVVEGVDRDGKPVRIERNDFLAVVLQHEIDHLNGVLFIDRISALKRQLYRKRILKQIRHNE
- the fmt gene encoding methionyl-tRNA formyltransferase: MNKPIDIVFMGTPDFAVPALKKLGGSGRSVSLVVTQPDRPKGRGRKVQPPPVKKAALTLGYDVSQPGSMREPAFLDRLAGIRPDIIVVIAYGRILPKSLLDLPRFGCINIHGSLLPRYRGPAPIQWAVINGETETGVTAMQMNEGLDTGDILLTAKTPILPDDTAGTLHDRLAEMGATLLLETIDRIETGRIRPVPQDPDLATYAPLLRKTDGHIDWSRDAEAIDHLVRGMDPWPGTFTFLEDKRLKIFKVRTVPNDPSDSGAAPGTVIRSFPGELRVAAGSGVISVLELQGASGKRLTVQDFLRGCPIPPGTILT